The genomic segment GATACGGCGCCCATGAGGGTAACCGACCCTGTTCTACGATCGCTTCCTAATGTATTTACTCTTCCACCACGCTCATAGAATTCAGCAATTCTTTCCGATAGATATGCCGGATAGCCCCTTTCAGCGGGTATTTCCTCAAGCCTACCTGAAATGTCTCTTAAAGCTTCAGCCCATCTTGAAGTAGAATCGGCCATTATCGCGACATCATATCCTTGGTCCCTAAAGTATTCGCCCATAGTCACACCCATATAGATGCTTGCCTCTCTTGCAGAAACCGGTAGATTGCTAACATTGGCAATGAATATTGATCTTTCTATTAATTCTTTGCCCGTTCGTGGGTCTTTAAGCGTGGGAAAGTGTGTAATAACGTCTGCCATCTCATTTCCCCTTTCACCACAACCTACATAGACGATTATATGAGCTTCTGACCACTTTGCAAGTTGGTGAAGCGTAACAGTTTTTCCAGTCCCAAATCCCCCAGGTATTGCTGCGGCTCCACCTTTAGCTACTGGGAAAAATGAGTCTACAACTCTTTGTCCAGTAACTAGTGGTTCGGCCAAGGGCAGTCTATTTTTATAAGGTCTGGGTAATTTGACTGGCCATACTTGCATCATCTTAATTCCTGTTTTCTTGCCATCAGAATTCTTGATTGTAATTACATCATCCGCTACTGTATGATCTCCTTTAAAGATTTCAATGATCTCGCCTTTAATACCAGGAGGGACTAATATTCTATGCTCAATGACTGAAGTCTCTTGAACAGTCCCTACAATGTCTCCAGCCACAAGCTTATCTCCCTTTTTCACTTTTGGGATAAAATTCCATTTCTTTTTTCGATTTAAGGGAGAGATTTTAGTTCCTCTTTTCATGAATGGACCAGTTAAATCCCACATTTCAGTTTCAGAAAATTCTAAACCATCAAAAATGCTTCCCATAAGACCTGGACCGAGCTCAGCCACCAGAGGCATTTGAGTGCTAACAACCGGCTCTCCAGGCTTTACTCCGCTTGTAGTTTCATAACACTGTATTGCAACATCTCTGCCAGTTATTCTGACTACTTCACCGATCAGCTCAAAAGAACCTATATGAATAACATCGCCTATCTTGGCACCAACCAATCCATCAGCTATTACAAGGGAGCCATTTATTCTTTTAATCTTACCTTTAACGCTTGACATATTATCCACTTTATTTACCAAATAGATCTTTACTTATTCTGCCTCTCATTCTACTTTGAAGTTCTAAGAGCCTTCCTTCAATGGTATTGTTGTAGCTTTTTGTCTTATCGGCATTATAAACAATAATGCCTCCGATGTAATCATGAGGCTCTTTTATTATTTCCAAATCAAATTTGCGATTGAGTTCTTTGTCAAGTTCCTGTTTTATTGAGCTTAGTTTGGAAGGTAGATAAGAATGATCGGTTTTATTTGCTGATATCAGCAATTTAACTTCATCGATTTCCGATGCTGCTTCTTTTATCATATTGAAGATAATCTCTTCATAATTGACGTCTTTATCCTTACCTTGAGCGATCTTCTGTAGTCTTTCTTTAGTAAAAACGAATACTTTTGAGAGAATTTCCTCCTTAGCATTAATGATCGCTTTTCTACCATCAAGCTCAGCTGAGCCGATTATCTTTCGTCTCATAGTTGCGGCTTCTGGTTTAATTTTTTCCGTGCGGATCTTTTCAGATCTGTTCTTAGAAGAGTTAATAATCTTTTGAGCTTCTTTCTTTGCTTCAGATAGAATTTTCTCCGATTCCTGTTGAGCCCTTCGTTGTATTTCATCTTGCA from the Candidatus Bathyarchaeota archaeon genome contains:
- a CDS encoding V-type ATP synthase subunit A — its product is MSSVKGKIKRINGSLVIADGLVGAKIGDVIHIGSFELIGEVVRITGRDVAIQCYETTSGVKPGEPVVSTQMPLVAELGPGLMGSIFDGLEFSETEMWDLTGPFMKRGTKISPLNRKKKWNFIPKVKKGDKLVAGDIVGTVQETSVIEHRILVPPGIKGEIIEIFKGDHTVADDVITIKNSDGKKTGIKMMQVWPVKLPRPYKNRLPLAEPLVTGQRVVDSFFPVAKGGAAAIPGGFGTGKTVTLHQLAKWSEAHIIVYVGCGERGNEMADVITHFPTLKDPRTGKELIERSIFIANVSNLPVSAREASIYMGVTMGEYFRDQGYDVAIMADSTSRWAEALRDISGRLEEIPAERGYPAYLSERIAEFYERGGRVNTLGSDRRTGSVTLMGAVSPPGGDFSEPVTSTTLRFVGTLWALDTNLAFRRHFPAINWLMSFSRYTDLLEDYWSKFDPEWLKFRDKALALLEEASKIEETARIIGEKALPDEQRLVLLVSEMIREGFLVQSAFHEVDTFCEPEKQAKMLRSLIEFHGSIEPLVKAGIPIDKIRDLPTVVEIMRLKERKGLEWIDKTMERANSEVNDLAKQYELTV
- a CDS encoding V-type ATP synthase subunit E family protein; protein product: MTKNISSMQDEIQRRAQQESEKILSEAKKEAQKIINSSKNRSEKIRTEKIKPEAATMRRKIIGSAELDGRKAIINAKEEILSKVFVFTKERLQKIAQGKDKDVNYEEIIFNMIKEAASEIDEVKLLISANKTDHSYLPSKLSSIKQELDKELNRKFDLEIIKEPHDYIGGIIVYNADKTKSYNNTIEGRLLELQSRMRGRISKDLFGK